The Spirosoma foliorum genome has a window encoding:
- a CDS encoding ABC transporter permease — MLRNYLLIAFRNLRKHKTFSFINITGVAVGLACFLLIALYVKDELSYDRYNTNADRIYRVARTFLSSDGVPSLKLAQAAPPFGPLIKQDFPEAEQVVRTIDNGGLVKYGEHSFNEDDMFFAEANLFKVFDFKLLSGNPDQALVNPFSIMFSRPMAEKYFGNENPIGKTVRLNNQFDLTVTGVYEPLPAQSHFHPKFLMSFSTFNDNRVYGAEGLRTNWGNNSFNTYVLLKPGANPNRMEAAFPAFQDTHVPSGEGRKASTWSVLNLQKLTDIHLYSHTDSEIEPTGDISYIYLFSAIGLFILLIACINYMNLATARSAGRAKEVGMRKVVGALRAQLIGQFLSESIVLVTLALGIAIFLVVLALPALNDFTKKQLAFQQLVDPVFLSILIGITLLTGLVAGSYPAFFLTSFRPLGVLKGQIASTMRTGKLRQALVITQFAIAITLIISTAVVYNQMKYIQDYRLGYAKDQVLLLPDVGDSTTNYETLKQQLIQTGAVNGMARSSRIPSGRLLDSDNAMAPKGDTMAPVKVNLRSLRVDYDFISAYQIPMAAGRNFDRSHSTDTSMIVLNETAVRELGWTPEQAIGKPFQYGRAKGQIIGVTKDFHFESLHQQMAAMAMIMGTQNFRWVSVPLKGNIPAALQQVETVWKRFFPERPFDYQFLDERFDRLYNREQTQQTLFSIFAGVAILISCLGLFGLSMFMAEQRTKEIGIRKVLGASEVSLVAMFSKDFMKLVVVALIIASPVAWYAMHTWLADFAYRTDIHWWVFLLAGGLTVLIALLTVSFQSVKAALTNPVKSLRSE; from the coding sequence TCAGACGGCGTACCTTCTCTGAAATTAGCGCAGGCAGCCCCTCCATTCGGGCCGCTGATTAAACAGGATTTTCCGGAAGCCGAGCAGGTTGTACGAACCATCGACAACGGTGGACTGGTGAAATACGGCGAACACTCGTTCAACGAGGATGATATGTTTTTTGCCGAAGCCAACCTGTTTAAGGTATTTGATTTTAAACTACTGAGTGGCAATCCAGATCAGGCGCTGGTCAATCCGTTTTCGATTATGTTCTCCCGGCCAATGGCCGAGAAGTATTTCGGAAACGAAAACCCAATCGGGAAAACCGTTCGATTGAACAACCAATTCGACCTGACCGTTACGGGTGTTTATGAGCCATTACCTGCTCAGTCGCACTTCCACCCCAAATTCCTGATGTCGTTTTCCACGTTTAACGACAACCGTGTTTATGGAGCCGAAGGATTACGCACGAACTGGGGCAACAACTCTTTTAATACCTATGTACTGTTGAAGCCTGGTGCCAACCCCAACCGAATGGAAGCGGCTTTCCCGGCTTTTCAGGATACGCATGTACCATCAGGCGAGGGGCGTAAAGCATCGACCTGGTCGGTACTGAATCTGCAAAAACTCACGGACATTCACCTGTATTCGCATACGGATTCAGAGATTGAGCCGACGGGTGATATCAGTTATATCTATTTGTTTTCGGCTATTGGATTATTCATTCTGTTGATCGCCTGCATCAACTACATGAATCTGGCAACAGCTCGTTCGGCAGGGCGAGCCAAAGAGGTTGGGATGCGCAAGGTTGTAGGGGCTTTGCGCGCCCAGCTCATTGGGCAGTTTTTAAGCGAATCCATTGTTCTGGTAACGCTCGCGCTGGGCATCGCCATTTTCTTAGTCGTTCTCGCTTTACCTGCTCTGAACGACTTCACAAAAAAACAACTCGCGTTTCAGCAACTGGTCGATCCTGTTTTCCTCAGTATTCTAATCGGCATTACATTATTGACAGGTCTGGTTGCGGGGAGCTATCCGGCTTTCTTCCTGACTTCTTTTCGGCCACTGGGTGTTTTGAAAGGTCAGATTGCCTCCACTATGCGAACCGGCAAACTACGGCAGGCATTAGTAATTACGCAGTTCGCCATTGCCATTACACTGATTATCAGTACAGCGGTAGTGTATAATCAAATGAAGTACATTCAGGATTATCGATTAGGCTATGCCAAAGATCAAGTCCTACTGTTACCCGATGTGGGTGATTCAACTACGAATTACGAGACACTGAAACAGCAGCTTATCCAAACAGGGGCTGTCAACGGAATGGCTCGTTCGTCCAGAATACCATCGGGTCGGTTGTTAGATTCCGACAATGCTATGGCACCCAAAGGCGATACAATGGCGCCGGTCAAAGTAAATCTGCGGTCGTTGCGGGTGGACTACGATTTTATTTCGGCTTATCAAATTCCGATGGCGGCTGGTCGCAACTTCGACCGCTCTCACTCGACGGATACCTCCATGATTGTCCTAAACGAAACAGCCGTGCGCGAGTTGGGCTGGACGCCCGAACAAGCCATCGGAAAGCCTTTTCAGTACGGTCGAGCCAAAGGTCAGATTATCGGTGTAACGAAAGATTTTCACTTCGAATCGCTACACCAGCAAATGGCCGCTATGGCGATGATCATGGGCACCCAAAATTTCAGATGGGTATCTGTTCCACTTAAAGGGAATATCCCAGCGGCATTGCAACAGGTCGAAACGGTCTGGAAGCGGTTCTTCCCAGAACGTCCGTTCGACTATCAATTCCTGGACGAACGCTTTGACCGGCTTTACAACCGCGAGCAAACGCAGCAAACGCTGTTTAGCATTTTTGCCGGCGTTGCCATTCTGATTTCCTGCCTGGGTTTATTTGGTTTGTCGATGTTTATGGCCGAGCAACGCACCAAGGAAATTGGTATTCGGAAAGTTCTGGGAGCATCGGAGGTGAGTCTGGTGGCCATGTTCTCCAAAGACTTTATGAAATTAGTGGTCGTCGCGCTGATCATTGCCTCGCCCGTCGCCTGGTACGCCATGCACACCTGGCTGGCCGATTTCGCCTATCGCACCGACATTCACTGGTGGGTTTTCCTACTGGCTGGCGGCCTGACCGTATTGATTGCGCTACTAACCGTGAGTTTCCAAAGCGTGAAAGCTGCTTTAACAAATCCGGTGAAGAGTTTACGAAGTGAATAA